TTTGATTCAGTTAGGGAAAGGTGCTGTGCCACCTATTGGCATGGAGACAAAAATTGATGTAGCTGTGTGCAGTATCCTTACAATGCAGCTAATTGGCCACTTAGTCTTATATGTCAGGGGGGCAGTTTAGAGCATACATTCATTTTCTGCACTTTACTTTTCTGTAAGTCAATTTGTTGAGGTACATTGAAACCTTACTGCGTAAATCTGTTACTGCAGTATCAGCATTGTGCAATTCTCTCTGTAGGAATCTTACAACAATGTAAAGCAGTGGCTGCAGGAGATTGATCGCTATGCCAGTGAGAATGTCAACAAGCTGCTGGTTGGGAACAAGTGCGACCTCACCACCAAGAAAGTAGTGGACTACACAACAGCCAAAGTATGAACTTACACAAGCTTCAGTGTTCTCACTCTGTACTTATAATTTCAGAAAGTGTTTTAATGGtgccttttttgtttaattgaataaaatgtctaatacataatataaaaactCTTACATTCTAATCAGAAGGGTCCTTTTATGTGTTTGCAGGAATTTGCTGATTCTCTTGCCATCCCTTTCCTTGAAACGAGCGCTAAGAATGCCACCAATGTGGAGCAGGCCTTCATGACCATGGCTGCCGAGATCAAGAAACGCATGGGACCGGGAGCTACGGCTGGAGGAGACAAGCCCAACCTGAAGATTGAAAGCACTCCAGTTCGACAGTCTGGTGGTGGCTGCTGTTGAAGAGCCTCTCTctcgcacatacacacacaaaaacatgcccTCTCTgccctcacatacacacacacttgcatacaTCTAGGAGCATAAGAACAGAAGGTGAAGATGTTCTAACATTCTCATGGGAGTAACCACTGCGTTCGAAGCCAAAGCTTGAGGTTTAACTTTGGCTTCCTTGCATGGAGTTTTGTAGCTTCCTCTATGAGATCCTGGTCCTCTCCTTGCTTTTATACTCCTAGACTCACACCTTATCTCTCTCAACCTTTGTCTTCTCAGACCTTGATCTATTCTTCTACTTTATTCTCACCTGCCTTCAATTTCCACCCATAACCCCAATCCTCTACAGACACAGTGATTTCTGGGTCCCTAGAAAGCTACCTGTCCTATGACCGACAGGTGCAAATTCAGAATAGAAAAGTAATTGGCTTTTGGAGGACATCCTATTTATTATATGCACAGTTGAGGGACGCGAGTGAGGAGGGAATGTTACGTAACTATGTTTGTCATGAGGTCTCTCCCCAGTTTTGCATTCACAGATCCCACACACAAACCCTCGTACACTTGTGGAAGTTTCTTTGGATGTTGAGTGtataaagaatgaaaaacaaaaaatttggcaatattatatatttcatattctgATCTTACTaggattattattaattttaagacTTATTGTAGGTTTTTTcctaatcattattattatataaaagctTACTGCTGTCAAATGAAGGTGTTTGGCGGGGAGGGGGTGGAAAGCTTGATGTCTGGGGTTTAGGCTGGATGACTAAAGCTACTGTTCCCTGTTACCTCATTTAGCTCCTCCCCTGTCATTTGTTTTCAGTGTATTCAGGAGCAGgacataaaaaatgttaaatccaTACTGGAACTGAAAAGCCTAGTGGTGGCACAATTTTCTCTTCTGTATTTTAAGTGAAAGTCAGTTGTTGTCCTTCGTCACTGGATGCTTGGTGCAGTAAGGCAGTGGTATACGTAAAATTCATGCAAGTTTTTTGCAGAGCAGTTTGTTTTTGGATTGCAAGTTGagcttttggtttttttattaagttttcCTGGTGTCATGGCTTTCACATATTCCACTCTGTGTAAGCTATTCTGTCTTTTGTCAAAATTACTGTAGTTTTTGGGTTTCTTTTTGTGCAAGATGTCTTAGGTTTGACGTGTGCTTTGACATCTTAGCGTTTTGACGAGCTGGTCCTTTAAAGAATCTGTATAGGCATTGCGCATGGTCCACTGTAACAACTCTGTGTTTGACACAACCCATCATCCCTACAAAACTGTGTGGTTtagaaatgtctttgtatgtgtaCATAAAGTGTAAACATACATGTAGAGGGATTTAATTTGAAATGTCCCATGAAGGTGTGTTAATCTGTGCGTCGTATCAAGATGGAGGATGATGGGACTGACTGGTCTTGGCATAGAGACCGGATATGACCTCCCATATCCTCCAAAAAGCAAAGTGCAACACTCATGTTTAAGTCCATTTTTGCATTAGGCCTGAAATAATCCTTAAAGTAATCTACAGGACCTTCCTCTATTTGGTCCAGACCAGTACAAAAATCTTGTctcaaaaaaatgcatttttggcAGTATGAGGGTTATATATAGGTCATCAGATTAAAGCCCCTCTACTCTCTACTACTCAGTGTGATTTCAACTGCAGATAACATAACAATATCCCTTTACTGAATATTTTAGGTTCAGAGCCCATGAGTAGTCACAGCCTCTGGTGGACAGCAGACAGTGTTTTTGTCATATAGAAAGTGgatctagaaaaaaaacatagatgCAGATTGTAGAGTTCACTGTTTAAGTGTTGACCTGTCTTAAATGAGTGCACCAGTGTCTTTCATACTGTAATATTAGATTACTAATAAACTGAGCCATTTAAAACTACTTTTAATGCCACTTCAGCCATTGCTAACCTCAGAATAACAACTGTTTTGGGAGATTAAAGACAATGTTTAGTGAGTGACGGGACTGGTGGAATGGGGGTGGAGGGAGCAGTAGCAGGTTGGTGGGGGGTGTACAGGATGGGGTTGGGTTTACTGTATTTAGGAACATTCCTTCTATTTCAATTACATGTGatgtctgggaaaaaaaaaaaaaaaaaaatctatgtctCACTTCAGACCTGTACTCCATCACACATTAAATCTGAGTGCACCCTGTTTCCGACATGttcagaatgtgttttttttttcccccatgaggCTTGCTGTTCTACTGATTTTAACCTATGAATTGAGCTATTACATTGTGATGCTGTGTGTCTGATTAATGGATATGGGCCTAGGGGCAATATTGTAGAGGGGTGGGACATTATTAAAAATGGGGAGGGCTACTTCTGAATGTGATGGAATTTTGCCGcgtgctttttttgtttggcttttactttttaactttgtttattgttctctctctgtcatttgcACATCTCTATGTTGCTTTGGGTGAGGCATGATGAAGGCACGGGCGACGGTTGTAGCGAGCACCAGGCCGGTAGTTCTTCCCCTCTCCCTCTGCTTGCTCACTCTGGTGCTCTCTTTCATAGCTCAGTTTGatcatgtttttcttctttctgtacatattattataaatatatataataaaaaggaTCAATGTCTTAagtgtggattttatttttttttgtcatgaacAGCATCTTTGATTGCCTGGGACATCATTAGCTAAAAGGTAGACAGTATGGTTAAGTGGGAAGGTGCTTATAGCCCgcactgcacacacagaccATGCAGCAGCCAGTTACCAGGAGAATGAAGTGTGGAAGtattttctaatttgcatattcataatcTGGATTACTTGAAGGCTAAAGTGTATGtgattctgtgatttttttccccctgtcaTCTAAGTCACCCCATCAAGTAATTTATTACTCAAAATACTAAATGATGTATGATCTTTGTGACTAATGCATACCTTTTGCTGTTCAGGTTGCCACATTCGAGGTTATGGAGTTTTTGAAATGCTTCATCCTAGTTTAATATGATTGATGATTGTCTCCACTGAGGTGAAGTCTAGacgactggatttgttttaatattgaaaatgttttaCTACTCAACTGTGGAGCGTCATCAGTTCTACTCGGTAGCTTAAACAGTCCAGAGACATGACTGTTAAATGTTCCAAATGTACTAATGAGACAGGTACAATCCAACATCAAtctaaattcattaaaataattgcaCACATTGCTCATGTAGGCATTATGGATATTATCTTAATGAGTAGGTGGACATCAAGCTActacatacatataaataaatctagTTTGCTTTTGACCTATAAATGGCTTCTATAGAGTATCTTGCTCTCTTCCTTAAATGCTAAGGGCAGTGTGCATAGTGTTGGTGGGGAGGCAATGGTGACCTTGAGTTATTTATAGCCAGGGAATGAGCTGCAGTCTGCAGACACGACTGTACCACTCTGCTCAGACTTCCCTGAGAAACAGAGATGAAGAGACCAGGGGAGGGAGGGGGGATAGAGTCTGCTTAagccttcctctctctctccctccatcatgCCCGATCATCACTGAGATTTGTCTAAAATGTGTAGTGTTTCTAATATTgtctgatatatatattttactcatTGAGCCCAATATCTGTTATGATGCCTGTGTGTATTTTGAGATCCTGGCCCCTATCCACACAAATTTCATTATCCGCATGGTTTCAGGCACAACCTACCTGCCCTGAAATGATGCTCATAAATCTTTCTTAGTACTTTGCTTGTCCACACTAATCTGACAAAAAGCAAACAATCGTTTCCTTTTTATTCCATCAcctttatttacatattctCTCAACATCATCTTGGTGCAGTAACAGTCCGGTACATTTACTCCTCGAGTCCTTTAGTCCTTTTCTTTCACATGCAGTCCTGCTGTCTCAGTCAACGGGGCCTTGGAAGATGAGCTTGACGTGGCCGTGCTGGCCAGTGAGCCAGGTGCCACAGAATGGGCATGCTGCGTGGAAGGCGTGTGTTCCGTGCGGCAGTGGGATCTGACTCCAGCCTTGCGCTGTTTTCTCTGAGCACACGTGGCCGCAGGGGCAGAAAGCGTGTGTCGGGGGCCCTGCGTCCAGATATAGGCCACCCTCGCAGCCCAGCCACAGGGGCACGTAGGGGCCCACCTTCCTGCACATGGGGCACTCGCGCTCAGCTGCCCCCACTGCCTTATCCTTCTCCCTGCGGAAGCCCCAGTTGTGGTAGCCGTGCACGTGACCGCAGTTCATGTAGACCCATGGCTGCTTCTTGTCGACGGTGGCACGCTGCGCCAGGCTGGGGAAGGCTAGCGTGTTGAAGCCCACCGGACACTGAGGACGTGCAGCATTCAGCTCCTGGCGCAGTGACTCGAGCTGCTTGAGCGTAGGCGTGCGCCGCAGGCCACTCGGGCTCCGCCACAGCAGCGTGGCGCCACACAGGTCAATCAGAGAGCCGTCCTGCAGTGTGTTTGACTCATTCTCGACCTGTGAGAGTGGAAAGCCCATGCACTGATGAGGATGTGGACAGCTCCATGCATTACTAGGCTCAATACTGCTTGAATTTTCAGATAAGTACTCCCTTTCAGACAGTGATCTCTTGCTTTTTCTGCATCTTTTCCCACTACCAAgcatttattccattttttgttatattatgtATCACTTTGTCAGGGAATCACCTAGAAATTTTTTAAAACGGACTTGACAGGATTCTTTGTTTTGATAAACTTACTGAAAACTAATGTAGCAATTATTTTCTCTGGTTGGTTGCCTGGTTTGTCTGACTGTGTTATTTCACATAACACAACTCTCCTTTTAACCTTGTAGCAAATTTCAAGGATCGTACCACACTGTGCTGTCTCACCCCTACTCACCAGTTTGCCTCTCTGTTGAGCCGAGCGTGTCTCTCTCAGGGCGAAGACGTTCCCGCACACTGATATCTCCCGCCACACCCCAGGAGTGGGCTCAGACACAAATTCCCCCGCAGGGTGCATCACTAACACCCCATTGGTAGTCAGCCCATCCATCAAGCCGTCTGAGGTCCGCCATTTAGCTGCCCGCTCCTAGCACATAGCCACAGAGATTTTAAACATTCAGTCAATAAATTGTAAATCACAGTGTTACTGTATAACACATACTCTGTATATGgattaaagaattaaaatgcaaagccagaaaatatatatatgtgcacacacactcacacacatacatatatctatatatatataaactatattatCTCACTCTTGCATCAAATGCAAGTGTGAGGCTttttataatacaatatttatgtCCTCATGGACATACAgtatttttcttatatatttatttctcagGCTTTTTCTCACCCTATTACTCTCCACCTCCACAGaatggcagtggacagagggaGTCCGATGTGTGCCAAGGACATTAGTATGTGTCAGGACTCATGCTGTGGTAAATCTGAACATGAATCACTTACTGCTACAAAACCATCACCATCTTTTCTTTAGCTGCCttttagttacatttttgttttgaaataatgCTTTTTCCTAAATGAGTGAGGAATATTTTTACTTCCACTGCAGTGTTTCAGACTTGGAGGGCCTCCTGTGTGAAGTTCTCTTATAGTTTAAATtcagaatggtatgaaaaacaaGTTCTGCCACACTGATGAATATCTGtctgaataaatgaaatttcTTTCAACAAATTAAACAAGTTCACATTGTACACTCTGTTATCATGAGTAATACACATGCTAATAATGCTAATGGTAATAAGATTTAAATCTCTTTGCAAAGCAGCATCCTTTAAAACATTGTTCATCTGGGCTATGATAAATAATTACCACTTCTCAaaatttttgtctgaaaacatgattaacaaaactgaaaatataaactttACTGAAGCAAAAGTTTCAAGCTTCCTCAAGCAACCTTTCACAAAGTGCCCATAACTACATCATTCCACTATAAatttatgatgtttttatgaaaataattgcCCCCTTTTTAATCAGGGTCCCTCAGCAGTAATTTCTGTTTACAATATAGTACTAAAGATCCTAGCACATGCAAGTACCTAAAGTCCTGCATTCCATCTTCTCAAACGCTGCCCATGCTGCTCAACACACTTGTAGAAAAGGCTAACTGTTCACCTTTGATCCTGTTAGACCATAATTACAGAATGACAAATATTGCCTTCTGTGACTGAGCAGCTTGGGAGCTGTTCAAAATTCAAACGGCTTACAGAAGGTGCAAGCTATTCCTATCGGTCATTTTAATGGCAGACAAATTCAGTTGTGGCAGTGTTTCTTTtcttggttcttttttttttttgctacctCAGTGATTGCCGCTATGACTCACCCCGAGGAAGATGTTTTTGGAGGAGTCGAAGCCAGCAGCATAGATGCGGGCTGTGTAGGGGGCACTACGCTCACACATGATGCGGCAAGCATAGCGAGAGATGGTGCTCTGTGCTGACTGGCCCCCGTCTCCACCCGCACCCCCCTGACTCTGACCTTGGCACTGCCCGCTGCTGCCCGCCATATCCGTCACCACAAAGTCAATCATGCTCTCTGTGGAACGGCCAATCTTGGAGGAAAACAAATGTACATGAGATAACAGTTAAGGTGAAAACTAAGCTCTAGTGCCCTTTACAATGACTAAGTACAATGCTTTGCTTAAGTATTCACTCACTCCCCCACTTgaacttttgtacattttgtagaATTACAACCTGAAATGGATTTAACtgggtggtagcatcatgttgaaaGTTAATCTTGGCCTCTTGCTTCTATGACtaattctctctttccctggacttttggtagacagcctcctctaggcagagttaCAATTGTGCTatattctttctattttttaataatggatttaatgggtgtttaaagtttgggatatttttaatAACCAGATCcagattgatacttttccagaaatTTGCCCCAGGCCATttgctccttggtcttcatgatgctgtttcttctctaacaaactctggggccttccaggaacagCTGTATTTATAATAAGATCACAccttaataacacactaattaAGTGAATTCCAGTGGCAACTGGTTGCGCCAGAACTAAAACAGGGTTTCATGAATACTTCATAGCAGTCatagcatttattatttattttttttggtaaccATTTTGCAGACCATTTTGGAATTACCCCCTATCTATTCTAATAGATTTCTATAAatctattttgtgtaaatttatgacATTAAAATTCCAGTTAAATCCATTTCctttccaggttgtaacactacaaaatgtaaaatggttCAAGGGGGGGTTGAATTGTTGTGCAAAGCATTGTATATGATTCTTAATTTGTTTCAAATGATGATTCCCTTTTCTCTAaattgcaatatttaaaaacaaacaaacaaacaaaaagaaaacatatatatatatatatatatatatatatatatatatatatatatatatatatatacacaccaatcagccataacattaaaaccacctgcctaatattgtgtagttccCCCTTCTGCCACCAACACAGCTCTGACTCATCgaggcatgaactccacaagacctctgaaggtgtgctgtggtacctggcaccaagactttaggAGCAGATCCTTCAAGTCGTgcaagttgcgaggtggggcctccatagatTGGACTTGTTTTCCaccacatcccacagatgctcgatcggattgagatctggggaatttgggggccaagtcaacaccttgaactctctgtcatgttcctcaaaccattcttgaaaattttttgcagtgtggcagggcgcattatcttgctgaaagaGATCACTGCAATTAGGGAATACTGCTTCCATGAAAGGGTGTATAtggtctacaacaatgtttaagtaggtggtacgtgtcaaagtaacatctacatgaatgccaggatccaaggtttcccagcagaacattgcccagagtatCACACTGCCTTCACCCAcatgccttcttcccatagtgcatcctggtgccatttctCCCACAGGTAAgtgacgcgcacacacagaccgtccacatgatgtaaaagaaaacgtgattcatcagatcaggccaccttcttccatcactccatggtccagttctgatgctcacgtgcccattgtaggcgcttttggtggtggacaggggacAGCATGGGCGcactgaccggtctgcagctacacagccccatacacagcaagcagCGATGCAGGGGATGTAGGTTCGGACTAGACAGGCTAGCCTTAGCTCTCCACCCACatcagttcaccggttgtccttccttggtccacttttggtaggtactaaccactgcataccgggaacaccccacaaaacctgtcattttggagatgctctgacccagtcatctcacaatttggcccttgccAAAGTccctcagatccttacgcttgcaaCACaacaactttgagaactgactgttcacttgccgcctaatatatcccaccccttgacaagtACCATTGTAAGAAGATAATCAATGCTATtgacttcacctgtcagtggttttaatgttatggctgattgctGTATATCACCTTAAGGTGCTGTGGAAAAAAGAGATTTTCCGAGGTTGAGACAACAAGATGTGTCACTTATAAGGTACTGCTATCAAATATAACTGTGTTTACCTGAAACATATCTGTGTTGGAGTCATGTGTGTACTCTACTATAACAGAATGACTCCTTGACAGTGTGTAGGAGATACTGTGCTGGCTTTTGTTGCTCAgtgcctgaaacacacacacagaaatacaccaCTCCATCAGATTTTCATCCTTTGTTAGCGCTTTCATTACACCAGTATATGGAACAGTACAGAGGGTGCTCTCAAAATCTCAAATCTTATGCAATGGCCACTGCAATGTTATATAATGGGTTTTTACTCATGGCATTTAGTGGGAGAACCAGGAGATATGCAGGTGGATATGTAGGACTACATTTAATGTCAGGTTACAGATTTTAAGCCTACtgttactgaaataaaaaataaaaggtatACCTTTAAGTCATTGTGTGATCGAAACTTTGGCTTTCTATAGAGTAAGAGTGTTTGATCTAATAGTGATTTCCCCACTGAGcagtatgttatggtacagtAAGGTATTAAATCCATAATCATTcataatcaaaaacattttgtcatttccATTAAGAAGTGATGTGTACTGTAGTCTCTCAAACTGAGTCTTTTGCTAGAGAATCTGTTAATGACAGTCGACTTAGTGAGTTCATTAAAAACTGTCCCTATAAATAGAACTGCTTTTCTATTGCTATTTCTATTTGGCACAGTAATTGTGAGTAGTAGCAGTGTAGCCAGAGTTTTCTCTTTTCAGATGTCTTGAAAAGAGGTAATATAGCAGTTTTAtcataaaatgttgtttttagaatcatttttatttactattttatttactattttattttctcacagtaaagttttcttttctctgatATTTAGTTTTGGCTGAAGTTTGGCTGAAGGGCTTCCTATTTGCCATATGTTCGCTAAATGGAGCATATTAtaaactcactgagcactttaataggaacactatgctaatactgggtagggcctccctttgctttcaaaacagcctcaattcttcgaTGCATGGATTCCTCAAGATGTTGGAAGCATTCCACTCatcgtcatgttcatgaaaccagactgagatgacttttgctttgtgacatggcgcattatcatactggaagtagccattagaagatgggtaaattgtggccatgaagggatgcacatggtcagcaacaatactcaaataggcattcaagtgatgagtAATTGGTGTGTCAAGAaatcattccccacaccattacactacctccaccagcctggactgctgacacaaggcaggttggctCCATGgagttggtgccaaattctgaccctaccatctgtgtgcctcagcagaaatcaagattcatcagtccaggctacatttttccagtcttcagttatccagttttggtgagcctgtgtccactgcagcctcagctttctgttcttggctaacagaagtagaacccgacgtggtcttctgctgttgtagcccatccgcctcaagggtCGACGTATTGTAcattcagagatgcttttctgctcaccaaaattgtacagagtggttatctgagttactgtagcctttctgtcagcttgaaccagtctagctattctctgttgacctctcttGCCAACAAGGCATCTCCTCCCACAGAACTTCCgctcgctggatgttttttctttattgcaccattttgAGTAATTCTACACATGGTTATGCTTGAAAATCTCTGAAAATCAGCAGTTAtataaatactcaaaccagcctgtctggcacctacaatcatgccatggtcaaaatcactgagatcacatttttccccattctggttgatgtgaacattacctgaatctgctggcctgtatctgcatgactttatacACTGgactgctgccacgtgattgtcTGATTAGATTATTgtatgaatgagtaggtgtacaggagctcctaataaagtgctcagtgaatgTAATATCTTGGTGGAATgtaagtagtgcactatattcCCTAAGAGAATGCCATTAAAGAAAAGGAGTAACTCTGGATTTCAATGTTGTTTGTCTAAGATTGCACACGTTTTCTATTTTTACTAAGAATACTAAAGTATTGATACACTTGGTTTTGTTCAAGTGCACTCACTACCATTACTGCTGGCCAGCACGTTTGCTGTGTCTCATGTTTAATAGCAGTTCTAAGAGGTAGGCAAGTGAGGGAGCAATGcacaatttaatacaaaataagTTATTGGCTTATTACCCTCCTAGAAACTCCTAAATTCACAAGTAACATTGTGCAACGAGAAACGGTACAGGCTACAGAGAGTTCTGAACAGGCTTATATTAGGTGATGCTGTGAATTCTCACCTTTGACACCAGAGGTGTGGATACATTGTGGATGACATCAGGTTTGACGCCGTTGGCTTTGGGTCTCTTGTAAAGAGCTAGTCGACTCCTCCTGCGCCCTTTATCACCACCCACTAGTGAACCATTATGTCTGCATATAACAGAATTAAAGATATTAGCTATAATGATTAGAGAAGTAAGTTATAGTTCCCTTCAAATGTGATGAATAGTCTTGCAAAGTTTAATGTTTTAGGTCATGATAAATGGGCTGACCTGTCAGTAATGGTTAACTGGGGCTAACCAATAATTGCTTCTACAATATACATTGTTTTTGGTCAACAGGTCAATAGGtctaatgtatatttattttggcCAGGaaatttacatatatacacacacacaagcaacaaATTTCATTATCCTTCTTTTGCCAATTCAAGGATGTGAATCATCTAGACTTTCCAAAATGACTagggaaatgtttttaaactctCCCATTGATGGTGGAAAGCTGTCTCACAATTCATCAACGGTCAATAACTCATTCAGCACATGAgctctcttctttctccttaTATTGATTGTGAACGGGTTAACcatttctccatctctccctcactAATGACCAGTGGTCTCTGCTCACTTTCTCTCCCAGGCTTTCATTTCTCTGCTGTGCTTGGTGGTTGTGGGATTTGAATGATGTCTTTGTCGGTAGTCAAATGATGTGTTTTACATCCGTGGCTGAAATCTGAAGATAAGTGAATGGAACAGCTGTATCTGTGCAGCACTAGTAGAGCCTGAATGATGTTACGTTCATTCATCCAAAAGAAAGGATCATAACAGGAGGCCTATTTATCTGAAGGTAATTTTACCCTTGAACTCCTTCTAAACTACATTCAGCAGAATCTTagtggtgtgtagtgttgtagaaatgttttagcaaaatgaatactgtatatgtggAAATACAGATCTGACTATATTGTAATAATCTTTGGCTgatattacttatattattattacttagcatcatacaataaaatatatagtaataGATAAAGcttagaaatgaaaaaatatattgtcaGTGTACAGTTCTTATAATTAAAATGGATTGTACACAGCAAACATGGACTCACAAGTCTCTTTACTTTCCTAAAACAAATCCactatgaatatttttttgacATTAGCAAAAGCCAGTATTATACGATCACACCCATGTTTAATATTATCATGCTGCCCTAATATTttgatgtgtgtaaatgtgagttTTCTCAGTTAAACCgtgaataaaaaacatttatgtgcGAGGAAaaccccccccctttttttttttttttttggaactttCCCATATTTTCTCCCAATCTGATCAATTTCCAATTCCCACCCCCTAGCTAGTGTATTACACGACAGCtgccaaccagggagggtgaaggctattgCATGCTTCCTCCAAAACATATGGAGCCAGCCAACTACATCTTTTCCAACTGCTGCTCCTGCCACATCGCAGGGCGGCTGAACACAGTCAGAGGAGAGTGCTAACAGCCCTTTTTGATATACATGAGATCACACTcgcccatgattggttagtatGGTACGGTTGTACGGATGGTagtggcattgttgggatttaTACTCgtgatctcctgatgataagGCGAATGCTTTACTGCTGAGACGGTGGAAGAACCTATCTAAAAAAAACTAGCAGTGCACTTTGCATGGGCACCACTTTACAACAGTTTTGTCTGTCAGCCTTTCTAGATATTATTTTTGCAGTAGCTTATTGAATTAAGCTGAAGCTATTGTCTGGTCCTTGTCTGTGTACCAATTTTCCAGTATCAGTTGTaccaaatccaaaaaaaaaaagagcaaataatTCTCCTTTACAGAGAGAGGTGTGCTTCTGTGAGACGACTGTATACAGTGAACGACACACACATTGCATTAGCGCGTGCTTTAACAGGTTCTCTGATAATCTGAGACACTTTCCTGCAAACACAGCCAAGATTTATAAGGAGACCAGGAAAATATCCAGTGCCAAGCAAACAGTTTTTGCTTTGTGTTGGGGAAAGTGTTTAATATGATGCTGTGCTTCTCC
This genomic interval from Pangasianodon hypophthalmus isolate fPanHyp1 chromosome 4, fPanHyp1.pri, whole genome shotgun sequence contains the following:
- the rab1ba gene encoding zRAB1B, member RAS oncogene family a, producing the protein MNPEYDYLFKLLLIGDSGVGKSCLLLRFADDTYTESYISTIGVDFKIRTIELDGKTIKLQIWDTAGQERFRTITSSYYRGAHGIIVVYDVTDQESYNNVKQWLQEIDRYASENVNKLLVGNKCDLTTKKVVDYTTAKEFADSLAIPFLETSAKNATNVEQAFMTMAAEIKKRMGPGATAGGDKPNLKIESTPVRQSGGGCC
- the peli3 gene encoding E3 ubiquitin-protein ligase pellino homolog 1, with the protein product MVLEGSSEALCPPPSLELRPSCNKSQPSPPLDSGSQSHDAIFPGDKEPIKYGELIVLGHNGSLVGGDKGRRRSRLALYKRPKANGVKPDVIHNVSTPLVSKALSNKSQHSISYTLSRSHSVIVEYTHDSNTDMFQIGRSTESMIDFVVTDMAGSSGQCQGQSQGGAGGDGGQSAQSTISRYACRIMCERSAPYTARIYAAGFDSSKNIFLGERAAKWRTSDGLMDGLTTNGVLVMHPAGEFVSEPTPGVWREISVCGNVFALRETRSAQQRGKLVENESNTLQDGSLIDLCGATLLWRSPSGLRRTPTLKQLESLRQELNAARPQCPVGFNTLAFPSLAQRATVDKKQPWVYMNCGHVHGYHNWGFRREKDKAVGAAERECPMCRKVGPYVPLWLGCEGGLYLDAGPPTHAFCPCGHVCSEKTAQGWSQIPLPHGTHAFHAACPFCGTWLTGQHGHVKLIFQGPVD